In Oryza glaberrima chromosome 8, OglaRS2, whole genome shotgun sequence, the following are encoded in one genomic region:
- the LOC127782746 gene encoding monocopper oxidase-like protein SKU5 — protein MAAAVAIAAVVVAAVVAAAASAAAPASAGEPTRDVRWEVGYMTVAPLGVSQKVIAINNQFPGPLLNVTTNWNVRVNVQNNLDEPLLLTWDGIQMRMNSWQDGVAGTNCPIPPGWNWTYQFQLKDQIGSFFYFPSLGLQRAAGGFGPVTVNNRAVVPVPFAQPDGDITLFIGDWYTKSHVELRKMLDDGKDIGIPDGILINGKGPYSYDNTLIPEGLQHETVGVEPGKTYRFRVHNVGTSTSLNFRIQNHNMRVVEAEGTYTYQQNYTNLDIHVGQSYSFLVTMDQNASTDYYIVASPRFVTNESRWHDVNGVAVLQYSNSKGRASGPLPDGPNDFYYKSYSMDQARSIKMNTTAGAARPNPQGSFRYDSINITQTFVLKNELPLRINGKRRRTINGVSYSPPETPLRLADLHNLTGVYKTDFPTMPGNAPPKMASSTLNASYKGFLEIVFQNNDTGVQTYHLDGYSFFVVGMDNGDWTPDCRSRYNKWDAISRSTTQVFPGGWTAVLVSLDNVGIWNLRSEKLDNWYNGQEVYVKVADPLGYNITEMIMPDNALYCGLLKDLQKPQIHQVNSKSSAQAADRWGARVLAMVLLIIAAVVSI, from the exons atggcggcggcggtggcgattgcggcggtggtggtcgcggccgtggtggctgcggcggcgtccgcggcggccCCCGCGTCGGCCGGCGAGCCCACGCGCGACGTGCGGTGGGAGGTCGGCTACATGACGGTGGCGCCGCTCGGCGTCTCGCAGAAG gtgaTCGCGATAAACAACCAGTTCCCGGGCCCACTCCTGAACGTGACAACCAACTGGAACGTGAGGGTGAACGTCCAAAACAACCTGGATGagcccctcctcctcacctG GGATGGCATCCAGATGAGGATGAACTCATGGCAGGACGGCGTCGCCGGCACCAACTGCCCGATCCCTCCCGGGTGGAACTGGACCTACCAGTTCCAGCTCAAGGACCAGATCGGCAGCTTCTTCTACTTCCCTTCGCTTGGCCTCCAGCGAGCCGCCGGCGGGTTCGGCCCGGTCACCGTCAACAACCGCGCCGTCGTGCCGGTCCCCTTCGCCCAGCCCGACGGCGACATCACCTTGTTCATCGGTGATTGGTACACCAAGAGCCACGTC GAATTGAGGAAAATGCTAGATGATGGTAAGGATATCGGGATACCGGATGGAATTCTGATCAATGGGAAAGGCCCTTACAGCTATGACAACACATTGATTCCAGAAGGCCTTCAACATGAAACTGTTGGAGTTGAGCCAG GCAAAACTTATCGCTTCCGTGTTCACAATGTCGGCACCTCAACTAGCCTCAACTTCAGAATCCAGAATCACAATATGCGCGTAGTAGAGGCAGAAGGAACCTACACTTATCAGCAGAATTACACCAATCTTGACATCCATGTTGGACAGTCATACTCTTTCTTGGTGACCATGGACCAAAATGCAAGCACTGACTACTACATTGTGGCGAGCCCAAGGTTCGTCACGAACGAGTCTCGCTGGCACGATGTCAACGGTGTGGCTGTCCTGCAGTACTCAAACTCCAAAGGAAGAGCTTCTGGTCCCCTTCCTGATGGTCCAAATGATTTCTATTACAAGTCCTATTCCATGGACCAAGCCAGGTCTATCAA AATGAATACAACTGCTGGTGCTGCACGTCCAAATCCACAGGGATCATTCCGCTACGACTCTATCAACATCACTCAGACCTTCGTTCTCAAGAACGAGTTACCTTTACGCATCAATGGAAAGCGTCGAAGGACGATAAACGGGGTCTCATACTCTCCACCAGAGACTCCACTGAGGCTTGCTGATCTCCACAACTTGACTGGAGTGTACAAGACTGACTTCCCCACAATGCCAGGCAATGCTCCACCAAAAATGGCTTCATCCACGCTGAACGCATCGTACAAGGGCTTCCTCGAGATCGTCTTTCAGAACAATGACACTGGTGTTCAGACCTACCATCTGGATGGTTACTCATTCTTTGTTGTTGG GATGGATAATGGTGATTGGACTCCAGATTGCAGGAGTAGGTACAACAAATGGGATGCCATCTCTCGCAGCACTACTCAG GTTTTCCCTGGAGGGTGGACTGCGGTTCTAGTCTCGCTCGACAACGTTGGCATCTGGAATCTCCGGTCTGAGAAGCTGGATAACTGGTACAATGGGCAGGAGGTCTATGTGAAAGTGGCTGATCCACTGGGATACAACATCACTGAAATGATCATGCCAGATAATGCATTGTACTGTGGTCTACTGAAAGACTTGCAAAA GCCACAGATTCACCAGGTAAACAGCAAGTCATCGGCTCAAGCTGCAGATCGATGGGGCGCGCGAGTTCTTGCAATGGTGTTGCTGATCATTGCAGCTGTGGTTTCCATTTAA